In Dromaius novaehollandiae isolate bDroNov1 chromosome 4, bDroNov1.hap1, whole genome shotgun sequence, a single genomic region encodes these proteins:
- the TMA16 gene encoding LOW QUALITY PROTEIN: translation machinery-associated protein 16 (The sequence of the model RefSeq protein was modified relative to this genomic sequence to represent the inferred CDS: inserted 2 bases in 1 codon), giving the protein MTSDFDGEPFQHLRPAQLSAPSGISAQRSSAPPPAAPRSPRPPAAASTPERPRAACACRTGPFRGGTAADGGRGDVRGAALAMPKLLKGKGGKQEKKVIHPYSRKAAQLAREAHKQEKKEKLKTEKALRLSIIGEKLQWFQSHLDPSKTDYTKKEAGELIENYMGRFSAELEQIELQNSIKGRQGRQHGSRETVIRQTIERERQLYEGYGIEIPDIVNSKHLKIFREWDGDLKKLPNIKMRKFSAQDAACSHTEVADVEAKEELNKAEDMVXNEHQLIQKLKRLKGIVRNLF; this is encoded by the exons ATGACTTCTGATTTTGACGGCGAGCCGTTTCAGCACCTCCGCCCAGCGCAGCTCAGCGCCCCCTCCGGCATCTCCGCCCAGCGCAGCTCAGCGCCCCCTCCGGCGGCACCGCGCTCAccgaggccgcccgccgccgcctccaccCCGGAACGGCCGCGCGCCGCCTGCGCCTGCCGCACGGGCCCCTTTCGCGGAGGCACCGCGGCGGACGGTGGCCGTGGGGACGTGCGGGGGGCTGCGCTCGCCATG ccaAAGTTACTGAAAGGCAAAGGAGGAAAGCAGGAGAAGAAAGTCATCCATCCTTACAGCAGAAAGGCTGCACAGCTTGCAAGGGAAGCacacaaacaggaaaagaaagaaaa gTTGAAGACTGAAAAAGCTTTACGTCTGAGTATTATTG GAGAAAAATTACAATGGTTTCAAAGTCACCTTGACCCCAGTAAGACTGACTACACGAAGAAGGAAGCTGGTGAACTCATTGAAAA ttatATGGGTCGATTTAGTGCTGAATTGGAGCAGATTGAGTTACAAAACAGTATTAAAGGTAGACAAGGAAGACAGCATGGTTCTCGGGAAACTGTCATCAGGCAAACCATAGAACGTGAAAGACAACTCTATGAAGGCTATGGAATAG AAATCCCAGACATTGTGAACAGCAAACATCTTAaaattttcag agaaTGGGATGGTGATCTGAAGAAACTGCCAAACATTAAGATGAGAAAGTTCTCTGCTCAGGATGCTGCTTGCAGCCACACTGAAGTGGCAGACGTGGAAGCTAAAGAAGAATTGAATAAAGCAGAAGACATGGT TAATGAGCACCAGCTGATTCAAAAGTTGAAACGGCTGAAGGGAATTGTAAGAAACCTATTTTAA